A genomic window from Nomascus leucogenys isolate Asia chromosome 10, Asia_NLE_v1, whole genome shotgun sequence includes:
- the BEST2 gene encoding bestrophin-2: MTVTYTARVANARFGGFSQLLLLWRGSIYKLLWRELLCFLGFYMVLSAAYRFVLTEGQKRYFEKLVIYCDQYASLIPVSFVLGFYVTLVVNRWWSQYLCMPLPDALMCVVAGTVHGRDDRGRLYRRTLMRYAGLSAVLILRSVSTAVFKRFPTIDHVVEAGFMTREERKKFENLNSSYNKYWVPCVWFSNLAAQARREGRIRDNSALKLLLEELNVFRGKCGMLFHYDWISVPLVYTQVVTIALYSYFLACLIGRQFLDPAQGYKDHDLDLCVPIFTLLQFFFYAGWLKVAEQLINPFGEDDDDFETNFLIDRNFQVSMLAVDEMYDDLAVLEKDLYWDAAEARAPYTAATVFQLRQPSFQGSTFDITLAKEDMQFQRLDGLDGPMGEAPGDFLQRLLPAGAGMAAGGPLGRRLSFLLRKNSCVSEASTGASCSCAVVPEGAAPECSCGDSLLDPGLPEPEPPPPAGHEPLTLLPGPVEPFSIVTMPGPRGPAPPWLPSPIGEEEENLA; the protein is encoded by the exons ATGACCGTCACCTACACAGCCCGAGTGGCGAACGCCCGCTTCGGTGGCTTCtcgcagctgctgctgctgtggcgTGGGAGCATCTACAAACTCCTGTGGCGAGAGCTGCTCTGCTTCCTCGGGTTCTACATGGTGCTGAGTGCTGCCTACCG CTTTGTGCTGACCGAAGGGCAGAAGCGCTACTTCGAGAAGCTTGTGATTTACTGTGACCAGTATGCCAGCCTCATCCCTGTCTCCTTCGTGCTTG GCTTTTATGTGACGCTGGTGGTGAACCGCTGGTGGAGCCAGTACCTATGCATGCCGCTGCCCGACGCGCTCatgtgcgtggtggcgggcaccgtGCACGGACGCGACGACCGCGGCCGCCTCTACCGGCGCACACTCATGCGCTACGCAGGGCTCTCGGCCGTGCTCATCCTGCGCTCCGTCAGCACTGCGGTGTTCAAGCGCTTCCCCACTATAGACCACGTGGTGGAGGCTG GGTTTATGACCCGCGAGGAGCGCAAGAAGTTTGAAAACCTGAACTCGTCCTACAACAAGTACTGGGTGCCCTGCGTCTGGTTCTCCAACCTGGCGGCGCAGGCCCGACGCGAAGGCCGCATCCGCGACAACAGCGCCCTTAAGCTGCTGCTTGAG GAGCTGAATGTTTTTCGGGGCAAATGTGGAATGCTTTTTCACTATGACTGGATTAGCGTACCCCTCGTCTACACCCAG gTGGTGACGATCGCACTGTACAGCTACTTCCTGGCTTGCCTCATTGGTCGCCAGTTCCTGGACCCGGCTCAGGGTTACAAAGACCATGACCTAGACCTGTGTGTGCCCATCTTCACCCTCTTGCAGTTCTTCTTCTACGCTGGCTGGCTCAAG gTAGCTGAGCAGCTCATCAACCCCTTCGGAGAGGACGATGATGACTTTGAGACCAACTTTCTGATCGATAGAAACTTCCAG GTGTCCATGCTGGCAGTGGATGAGATGTACGATGACCTGGCTGTGCTAGAGAAGGACTTGTACTGGGATGCAGCCGAGGCTCGCGCCCCATACACAGCGGCTACTGTCTTCCAGCTGCGGCAGCCTTCCTTCCAGGGCTCCACCTTTGACATCAC GCTGGCCAAAGAAGACATGCAGTTCCAGCGGCTGGACGGCTTGGATGGACCAATGGGCGAGGCGCCTGGCGACTTCCTGCAGCGCCTCCTGCCGGCGGGCGCGGGCATGGCCGCGGGAGGCCCGCTGGGCCGGCGCCTGTCCTTTCTACTCCGCAAGAACAGCTGCGTGTCGGAGGCGTCTACTGGGGCCAGCTGCTCATGCGCGGTTGTCCCCGAAGGCGCGGCCCCGGAGTGCAGCTGCGGGGACTCGCTGCTCGACCCCGGCCTGCCTGAGCCCGAGCCCCCGCCCCCTGCGGGTCACGAACCGCTTACCCTCCTCCCTGGGCCTGTCGAGCCCTTCAGCATCGTGACCATGCCGGGGCCCCGGGGTCCGGCGCCACCCTGGCTGCCCAGCCCTATTGGCGAGGAGGAGGAGAATCTGGCCTGA